One region of Mugil cephalus isolate CIBA_MC_2020 chromosome 17, CIBA_Mcephalus_1.1, whole genome shotgun sequence genomic DNA includes:
- the LOC125024014 gene encoding mesoderm posterior protein 2-like — protein sequence MSEQSQQAQKKPEVPPAQCPSDPESDGEGGCNKGKGKKGGQGQGQGQGQGQGQGRGPCDTGKEHGKGHGQQGQGQGQGK from the exons ATGAGTGAAC AAAGCCAACAG GCCCAGAAGAAGCCCGAGGTTCCCCCGGCGCAATGTCCATCTGACCCCGAATCAGACGGA GAGGGAGGATGCAACAAG ggcaaggggaagaagggaggacaaggacaaggacaaggacaaggacaaggacaaggacaaggcAGAGGCCCCTGCGACACGGGAAAGGAACATGGCAAGGGACATGGACAACAGGGGCAGGGACAAGGACAAGGCAAATGA